A stretch of Triticum aestivum cultivar Chinese Spring chromosome 1D, IWGSC CS RefSeq v2.1, whole genome shotgun sequence DNA encodes these proteins:
- the LOC123181018 gene encoding non-lysosomal glucosylceramidase, whose translation MVSGHLFHCRKNSWPPEEYVGRTALQLLDLDGGSPPEQAWRRRLNSHANILKEFSVTFMEAMKMMTLGVRLWSYVREEASHGRKAPIDPFTRERCKPSASQGVPLGGMGSGSISRGFRGEFKNWHIIPGLCENSPVMENQFSIFVSRDSGNKKYSSVLAPGHHEGLKKCSDSGISSWDWNLSGQHSTYHALFPRAWTIYDGEPDPDLKISCRQISPFIPHDYKDSSLPASVFVYTLVNTGRDRAKVSLLMTWANSIGGFSHHSGGHFNEPFIGDDGVSGVLLHHKTAKDNPPVTFSIAACETQNVSVTVLPVFGLSGENHVSAKEMWDTMSKDGHFSRENFDAGCSMPSSSGETLCAAVSASTWVEPHGRCTVAFALAWSSPKVKFQKGCTYNRRYTEFYGTSERSSSINLVHDALTKYRLWEEEIEKWQDPILKDEKLPEWYKFTLFNELYFLVAGGTVWTDGQPPAFSETSPAYQHKHSKKGTKSESVKDNHVKPAAEQVNDGDDLPNGEERSVSMYAAVHGSQMPEQTSGLRSQEPIPYLLSKDGPENVGKFLYLEGVEYIMWNTYDVHFYASFALLDLFPKIELSIQRDFADAVLYEDRRRVKFLADGTSGIRKVKGAVPHDLGTHDPWHEMNAYNIHDTSKWKDLNPKFVLQVYRDFAATGDMTFGRDVWPAVCAAMDYMDQFDRDCDGLIENDGFPDQTYDAWTVHGISAYCGGLWLAALQAAATMAHRLGDRPYAEKYKLKFMKAKAVYEAKLWNGSYFNYDSGTSSNSRSIQADQLAGQWYAASSGLPPIFDEHKIRSALQKIFEFNVMKVKGGRMGAVNGMTPKGKVDETCMQSREIWTGVTYGVAANMLLHGMEHQGFITAEGIFLAGWSEDGYGYWFQTPEGWTTDGHYRSLVYMRPLAIWAMQWALSPPKAILEAPKVNLMDRIHISPQAVRAVGEIGVRKIAPDNRCIPSSTFQCEC comes from the exons ATGGTGAGCGGCCACCTATTCCACTGCCGTAAGAATTCGTGGCCGCCGGAGGAGTATGTGGGCCGGACCGCCCTGCAACTG TTGGACTTGGACGGCGGGTCGCCGCCGGAGCAGGCATGGCGGAGGAGGCTCAACAGTCACGCGAACATACTCAAGGAATTCAGCGTCACCTTCATGGAAGCAATGAAGATG ATGACCCTCGGGGTGAGGCTTTGGTCATATGTCCGTGAGGAGGCTTCCCATGGAAGG AAAGCTCCTATTGATCCGTTTACAAGAGAGAGATGTAAGCCGTCGGCTTCGCAGGGTGTGCCGCTCGGAGGGATGGG GAGTGGTAGCATTTCAAGAGGATTCAGGGGAGAGTTTAAGAATTGGCACATCATTCCTGGTTTGTGTGAGAATTCGCCGGTCATGGAGAACCAGTTTTCT ATATTTGTATCACGAGATAGTGGGAATAAAAAATACTCATCGGTATTGGCTCCTGGACACCATGAAGGCTTAAA GAAATGTAGTGACTCTGGAATTTCATCATGGGACTGGAACCTGAGCGGTCAACACTCTACCTACCATGCATTGTTTCCTAGGGCCTGGACTATTTACGATG GTGAGCCAGATCCAGACCTTAAAATCTCATGCCGCCAGATATCACCATTCATTCCTCATGATTACAAGGATAGCAGTCTTCCGGCATCTGTGTTTGTGTACACT CTGGTGAATACCGGGAGAGACCGTGCAAAAGTGAGCCTGTTGATGACATGGGCG AATTCCATTGGAGGTTTTTCTCATCATTCAGGAGGCCACTTCAATGAACCCTTCAT TGGGGATGACGGAGTGTCGGGAGTGCTTTTGCATCACAA AACAGCAAAGGATAATCCTCCAGTTACTTTCTCTATTGCTGCCTGCGAAACTCAGAATGTGAGCGTGACAGTCTTGCCTGTTTTTGGTCTTTCTGGAGAGAACCATGTTTCGGCGAAGGAAATGTGGGATACCATGTCAAAG GATGGCCACTTCAGTCGGGAAAATTTCGATGCTGGTTGTAGTATGCCTTCTTCTTCAGGGGAGACACTTTGTGCGGCTGTCTCGGCATCTACTTGGGTGGAGCCACATGGTAGGTGTACTGTGGCATTTGCTTTGGCTTGGTCCTCACCTAAAGTGAAGTTTCAGAAGGGGTGCACATATAACAG GAGGTACACCGAATTTTATGGAACTTCTGAAAGATCATCATCTATTAATTTGGTACATGATGCCTTAACAA AATATAGACTTTGGGAAGAAGAGATCGAGAAGTGGCAAGACCCCATACTCAAGGATGAAAAACTCCCAGAATG GTACAAGTTCACCCTTTTTAACGAGCTTTATTTTCTGGTTGCTGGGGGAACTGTTTGGACAG ATGGTCAACCTCCAGCGTTTAGTGAAACAAGTCCTGCTTACCAACATAAACATTCAAAGAAGGGCACTAAATCAGAATCAGTTAAAGATAACCATGTCAAGCCAGCAGCAGAGCAAGTCAATGATGGAGATGACCTGCCTAATGGTGAAGAGCGAAGCGTGTCAATGTATGCAGCAGTTCATGGATCACAGATGCCTGAACAAACCAGTGGACTTAGGTCGCAGGAACCGATTCCTTATCTACTTTCCAAGGATGGCCCTGAAAATGTCGGTAAATTCTTGTACCTGGAGGGAGTGGAATACATCATGTGGAACACGTATGATGTGCATTTCTATGCTTCTTTTGCTCTCCTTGATTTATTCCCCAAGATAGAGCTGAGTATTCAACGCGATTTTGCTGATGCTGTTCTGTATGAAGATCGGCGGAGAGTAAAATTTTTGGCTGATGGCACCTCAGGAATCCGTAAAGTCAAAGGTGCTGTTCCTCATGACCTAGGAACACATGATCCATGGCACGAAATGAATGCCTACAATATACATGATACAAGCAAATGGAAAGATCTAAATCCCAAGTTTGTACTCCAGGTGTACAGAGACTTTGCTGCCACAGGTGATATGACATTTGGTAGAGATGTATGGCCTGCAGTCTGTGCAGCAATGGACTACATGGATCAGTTTGATCGCGATTGTGATGGTCTCATTGAGAATGATGGATTTCCTGATCAAACCTATGATGCTTGGACTGTTCACGGGATCAGTGCCTACTGTGGTGGCCTCTGGCTTGCTGCACTTCAAGCTGCTGCTACAATGGCTCATCGCCTTGGGGATCGTCCATACGCTGAAAAGTACAAGCTGAAGTTTATGAAAGCTAAAGCAGTGTACGAGGCGAAGTTATGGAATGGATCTTATTTCAATTATGACAGTGGTACAAGCAGCAATAGCCGGTCCATTCAGGCTGATCAGCTTGCAGGACAGTGGTATGCCGCATCGTCAGGCTTGCCCCCAATTTTTGATGAGCACAAAATAAGAAGTGCGCtgcagaaaatatttgaattcaatgTCATGAAGGTAAAAGGAGGACGGATGGGAGCTGTAAATGGCATGACTCCTAAGGGAAAGGTGGATGAGACATGCATGCAGTCTCGGGAAATCTGGACTGGTGTTACATACGGTGTTGCTGCAAACATGCTACTCCATGGGATGGAGCATCAAGGTTTTATCACTGCAGAAGGAATATTTCTTGCCGGCTGGTCAGAAGATGGATACGG GTATTGGTTCCAAACACCGGAAGGATGGACCACAGATGGGCATTACAGGTCGCTGGTATACATGCGGCCTCTTGCTATTTGGGCAATGCAGTGGGCATTGTCACCCCCAAAGGCGATTCTCGAGGCACCCAAGGTAAACCTGATGGACAGAATACATATATCCCCTCAAGCAGTCCGAGCAGTCGGTGAGATAGGTGTTCGAAAGATCGCCCCCGATAACAGATGTATTCCGAGCTCCACGTTCCAGTGCGAATGCTAA